The following proteins come from a genomic window of Methanosarcina sp. MTP4:
- a CDS encoding cobaltochelatase subunit CobN, with product MLKRKDFLIKLILGLLILLAFSMPAVSASENQINVTYVGLSEPAEILQSASFSNVYSDQINFTYILAYGGDDLQNASESGFFSTQDVIFCDMLWAPVFNETNSSFFSAYENGASLLSIRSTDTPDYFVYASDDSVDAKIGSYFNNMDSETFEGTKNAENLLIHLSREYGGHPEITDSWPMINITYIGWSENPSIAAASMTCPYSEFIDYTYLNVNDDVSDGSNDVFLSHQDVIFCDMLLYSEDLNNTFSMADQNGSSLIDIRSSGTPEFFDYISDGDDEDRICTYYNGMSVNTFSGIKSSENLLMYLSREYGNHPEITDEWPKINFTYVYYDQQTSPTPAIELASMTNPYAEFINYSFILSYGSGGPSEELLQASDSGFLSQQDVIFCDMIGYDDNFTNAFLPAHENGSSLLDINSGLTPDFFDYVSNGTENDTIYLYYSNMGTDSYGQLNAENFLTYIAKEYGNKPDLTSGWCLSDQGEVIPSEFIYHPDAENKYFENLSTYLDWYENSSSDHHVYDPSKPTIGMWFHRPDYMEGNAAIVDSLIKDIEDKGCNVIVGADTFYDIKGYYCGENETPLVQSIISLKSFSLDTGIGIDPRIYEGYGFDSLTHLDVPVLRGIVVEVNSKPDPADANRGIPNDQVVRKTMMPNIDGIFEYIVIGQKVESDVGTQYVPMEGQIDWITNRAIKWANLKLEKNSDKKVAVIYYNYPSGKDNIGASYLDTITSMRLLLEEMDDANYTVSSIPENNSALLEMLQSQGINAGSWAPDVLDGMVENREEWGLQLIPMEQYRTWFEEEVPQDLQDQVIEEWGVPWDEDLPENKSLMIWENESGKYLVIPAVQFDNVWLMPQPARGFLQNDDTLYHSAIVPPPHQYICFYLWLNKEWNPDAIIHLGTHGTHEWLPGQTYGMNRTAEWAPILLQDLPNIYPYIVANVGEGLTAEYRGNALIIDHLTPTLERSGSYGEIANLSQLMQTYYGPEMSEQTKQAYQIDIIDEMVGLNLDLDLGINVTELYSYNTTQFGDFIKNVLHEYVEEVEGENMPYGMHILGQVPSTNMSDPTRDELSAMVWAMLGNKFDENVTLAFYPEDEYPLGIPSNDTKVMQLVWEVVTNETSVNDSQLMVYGEINESVTADLERGLIYRDRLLASTIEMDRVIGALSGEFIPAGPGTDPVMNPAAVPTGRNFYGVDPDLYPSEATWRMGKYLAEQLLQDYYEKYGEYPRKVSFSRFGVEFIRDHGTLEAEILYLLGVEPGWNGNKKIDHEQFKLIPEEELGPSYGEYPGRPRIDIVYVTAGMRDAFPSKIKMIDYAVQMASEAPSGNYTNYVNESSSAIYDELYTQFIAQGMSEEEASSLAGQLSTMRCFAVMDGTYEIGTGNAIDSSDSWDDESAIAELYLEKMGYVYGQSLWGFKSSELLIGNLRNVDASVHSDSSNLYDTLDNDDFFQYFGALNLATRYVSGETPEMYVSDTRDPDAARMVGMQEYLMKNLRSRYWNPKWVEGMQESGYAGGRMFSEFVDNLWGWEVSDPELVDDSVWQQTYEIYTSEEMKEWFNENNKYAYQSITGRMIEAIRKGYWTPSEDVIQQLAQDYSESVEEYGAACCHHTCGNPLLNEFVSGSLSVPTQNPENSHKSGSGNKGSSTPTIRSSEGSNQTLTSDAVAGYGTDTLETPTSPNSQDADSSYVEGYEMTKESVEESGEGSMSFSGADAFGILFVLTAVGGIYLGFRKKKL from the coding sequence ATGCTCAAACGAAAGGATTTTTTGATAAAATTAATATTAGGTCTATTGATTTTGCTGGCTTTTTCAATGCCAGCGGTATCGGCATCAGAGAACCAGATAAATGTAACATATGTGGGCTTATCTGAGCCAGCAGAGATACTTCAGTCAGCAAGCTTTAGCAATGTATACTCTGATCAGATCAATTTTACCTATATTCTCGCATATGGGGGAGATGATCTTCAAAATGCTTCTGAAAGCGGTTTTTTCTCAACCCAGGATGTAATTTTCTGTGATATGTTATGGGCTCCAGTTTTTAATGAGACCAACAGTAGTTTTTTCTCTGCATATGAAAACGGAGCTTCCTTACTGTCCATAAGATCTACTGACACACCTGATTACTTTGTTTATGCATCAGATGATTCTGTTGATGCTAAAATAGGCAGCTACTTCAACAATATGGATTCAGAAACTTTTGAAGGTACAAAGAATGCCGAAAACTTACTGATCCACCTTTCCAGAGAATATGGGGGGCACCCTGAAATAACAGACAGCTGGCCGATGATCAACATCACATACATTGGCTGGTCTGAAAATCCTTCAATTGCAGCTGCAAGTATGACATGTCCTTATTCAGAATTCATTGATTATACTTATCTGAACGTAAACGATGATGTTTCAGACGGTTCAAATGACGTTTTTCTTTCCCATCAAGATGTTATTTTCTGTGACATGCTGCTCTATAGTGAAGATCTAAATAACACTTTCTCGATGGCAGATCAGAACGGCTCTTCGCTAATTGATATACGCTCTTCAGGAACTCCAGAATTCTTTGACTATATTTCTGATGGCGATGATGAAGACCGCATCTGTACATATTACAACGGTATGAGTGTCAATACTTTTTCAGGTATCAAGAGCTCTGAGAACCTTTTGATGTATCTTTCAAGAGAATATGGTAACCATCCTGAAATCACAGATGAATGGCCAAAAATCAACTTTACCTATGTTTACTATGACCAGCAGACATCCCCGACTCCTGCTATTGAACTTGCAAGCATGACAAACCCTTACGCAGAGTTCATCAATTATAGCTTCATACTCTCTTATGGGTCAGGTGGTCCCAGTGAAGAACTGTTGCAAGCTTCAGATAGTGGTTTCCTTTCACAGCAGGATGTCATCTTTTGTGACATGATAGGGTATGATGATAACTTTACCAATGCATTCCTCCCTGCTCATGAGAACGGCTCTTCATTGCTTGACATAAATTCAGGCCTTACTCCTGATTTCTTCGATTATGTTTCAAATGGTACTGAAAATGATACTATTTACCTCTACTATAGCAACATGGGTACGGATTCATATGGCCAGCTAAACGCTGAGAATTTTTTGACATACATCGCCAAAGAATATGGCAATAAACCTGACCTTACATCTGGATGGTGTCTTTCAGACCAGGGCGAAGTTATTCCTTCTGAATTTATCTATCACCCTGATGCTGAAAATAAATACTTTGAAAACCTTTCTACATATCTGGATTGGTATGAAAATTCCTCTTCAGATCATCACGTGTATGACCCATCCAAACCAACAATTGGAATGTGGTTCCATAGGCCGGATTACATGGAAGGTAATGCAGCTATTGTCGATTCTTTGATAAAGGATATTGAAGACAAGGGCTGCAATGTAATTGTAGGGGCGGATACCTTCTATGACATTAAAGGATACTATTGTGGTGAAAATGAAACTCCACTTGTTCAATCTATAATATCCCTAAAAAGCTTCAGCCTCGATACTGGTATAGGTATTGATCCTCGTATCTATGAAGGTTATGGATTTGATTCATTGACGCATCTTGATGTGCCAGTACTTAGGGGAATAGTGGTAGAAGTAAATTCTAAGCCCGATCCTGCAGATGCAAACAGAGGAATCCCAAATGATCAAGTAGTCCGCAAGACCATGATGCCAAATATTGATGGTATATTCGAGTATATTGTGATCGGCCAGAAAGTTGAATCAGATGTCGGGACACAGTACGTTCCTATGGAGGGCCAGATCGATTGGATCACAAACAGAGCCATCAAGTGGGCAAATCTCAAACTGGAGAAAAACAGCGATAAGAAAGTTGCAGTAATTTACTACAATTATCCTTCAGGCAAGGATAACATCGGTGCCAGCTACCTTGACACGATAACAAGTATGAGGCTCTTGCTTGAAGAAATGGATGATGCAAACTATACGGTCTCCAGCATTCCTGAAAACAATTCAGCGCTTCTGGAAATGCTGCAGTCCCAGGGTATAAATGCAGGTTCGTGGGCTCCGGATGTTCTTGACGGAATGGTCGAGAACAGGGAAGAGTGGGGCTTGCAGCTCATCCCGATGGAACAGTATCGCACATGGTTTGAGGAGGAAGTGCCTCAGGACCTTCAGGATCAGGTTATCGAGGAATGGGGTGTTCCGTGGGATGAAGATCTGCCAGAGAACAAGTCCTTGATGATATGGGAAAACGAAAGTGGAAAATATCTGGTGATCCCTGCTGTCCAGTTTGATAACGTATGGCTCATGCCTCAGCCTGCACGCGGATTCTTACAGAACGATGATACCCTTTATCACAGTGCTATTGTCCCGCCACCTCACCAGTACATATGTTTCTATCTTTGGTTAAATAAGGAATGGAATCCGGATGCAATTATTCACTTAGGTACTCATGGAACCCATGAATGGCTTCCTGGACAAACCTACGGGATGAACCGTACTGCGGAATGGGCTCCCATCTTGCTACAGGACCTTCCGAATATATATCCCTACATCGTCGCCAATGTGGGAGAGGGGTTAACGGCTGAATACCGTGGAAATGCTCTGATCATTGACCACCTTACCCCAACTCTTGAAAGATCTGGCAGTTACGGTGAAATCGCAAATCTTTCCCAGCTCATGCAGACTTATTACGGACCTGAAATGAGTGAGCAGACCAAGCAGGCTTACCAGATAGATATCATTGATGAAATGGTCGGTCTGAACCTGGATCTCGATCTTGGTATTAATGTCACAGAGTTGTATTCATACAACACAACTCAGTTCGGTGATTTCATCAAGAATGTACTCCATGAATATGTCGAAGAAGTAGAAGGTGAAAACATGCCCTACGGAATGCATATCCTCGGTCAGGTTCCTTCGACCAATATGTCAGATCCGACACGTGATGAGCTTTCTGCCATGGTATGGGCTATGCTTGGAAACAAATTTGATGAGAATGTAACCCTGGCTTTCTATCCGGAAGATGAATATCCGTTAGGTATTCCTTCCAATGATACAAAGGTAATGCAACTTGTCTGGGAAGTTGTAACCAATGAAACCAGTGTCAATGACTCCCAGCTCATGGTGTACGGTGAAATCAACGAATCTGTTACTGCAGATCTGGAACGCGGTCTAATCTACCGTGACCGTCTCCTTGCCTCCACAATTGAGATGGACCGTGTGATTGGTGCCTTATCTGGAGAATTTATCCCTGCAGGTCCAGGTACAGACCCTGTCATGAACCCGGCAGCAGTGCCTACCGGAAGGAATTTCTATGGAGTTGATCCGGATCTCTATCCATCCGAAGCAACATGGAGGATGGGGAAATATCTTGCTGAACAACTGCTTCAGGACTATTACGAAAAATATGGTGAATATCCGAGAAAGGTCTCCTTCTCGCGCTTCGGGGTGGAATTCATCAGAGATCATGGAACTCTTGAGGCTGAAATCCTTTATCTGCTTGGTGTAGAGCCGGGATGGAATGGCAACAAGAAGATTGATCACGAGCAATTTAAGTTGATACCCGAAGAAGAACTGGGTCCAAGCTATGGTGAGTATCCCGGAAGGCCCAGAATTGATATTGTCTATGTAACTGCAGGAATGAGGGATGCTTTCCCGAGCAAGATCAAAATGATCGATTATGCGGTCCAGATGGCAAGTGAGGCTCCTTCAGGAAATTACACAAATTATGTGAATGAAAGCAGTTCAGCAATATATGATGAATTGTATACCCAGTTTATTGCTCAGGGGATGAGTGAAGAAGAGGCTTCAAGCCTTGCAGGGCAGCTTTCAACCATGCGATGCTTTGCCGTAATGGACGGCACCTATGAAATAGGAACAGGTAACGCAATTGATTCAAGTGACTCCTGGGATGATGAAAGTGCAATTGCCGAACTGTATCTTGAAAAAATGGGATACGTTTACGGACAATCTCTCTGGGGCTTCAAGAGTTCGGAACTATTGATCGGAAATCTTAGAAATGTGGATGCATCTGTTCATTCAGATTCTTCTAATCTCTACGATACGCTGGATAATGACGATTTCTTCCAGTACTTCGGTGCGTTGAATCTTGCAACGAGGTATGTATCAGGAGAGACTCCCGAAATGTATGTTTCAGATACCCGCGATCCCGATGCCGCCAGGATGGTGGGAATGCAGGAGTATCTAATGAAAAACCTGCGTTCCAGATACTGGAACCCCAAATGGGTAGAGGGCATGCAAGAATCCGGTTATGCTGGTGGAAGAATGTTCTCAGAATTCGTGGATAATCTCTGGGGATGGGAAGTGTCCGATCCTGAGCTTGTTGATGACAGTGTCTGGCAGCAGACCTATGAAATCTACACAAGTGAAGAAATGAAAGAGTGGTTCAATGAAAATAATAAATATGCATACCAATCAATTACCGGCAGAATGATTGAAGCTATAAGGAAAGGGTACTGGACACCATCGGAAGATGTAATTCAACAACTTGCCCAGGATTACTCCGAATCCGTTGAAGAATATGGGGCAGCATGTTGCCACCATACCTGCGGGAACCCCCTGCTGAACGAATTTGTTTCCGGCAGTCTCTCTGTCCCGACCCAAAATCCAGAAAACTCCCATAAATCCGGAAGCGGGAATAAGGGTAGCTCTACCCCCACAATCAGGAGTTCCGAAGGAAGCAACCAGACCTTAACCAGTGATGCGGTTGCAGGTTATGGGACCGATACCCTCGAAACCCCGACAAGCCCCAATTCTCAGGATGCGGATTCCAGCTACGTTGAGGGCTATGAGATGACAAAAGAGTCCGTTGAGGAATCTGGAGAAGGAAGTATGTCCTTTTCAGGGGCAGATGCCTTCGGTATCCTCTTTGTGCTTACAGCAGTGGGAGGTATCTATCTCGGATTCAGGAAGAAGAAGCTTTAA
- a CDS encoding DUF2162 family putative transporter has product MDSAVLTVIGFLIGILLFGLKTGFGCGFSNLKTRELLAVGGSYSFLALIFGKVVDHISMDRFEKISSMGMGIHVLVSLLLIGAGIYTQKEWNSGRDISRHNFLTISMPCPVCLAVLAVPACCWL; this is encoded by the coding sequence ATGGACTCTGCTGTATTGACTGTTATTGGATTTTTAATAGGGATCCTCCTCTTTGGGCTTAAAACTGGATTCGGTTGCGGCTTTTCAAACCTAAAAACGCGGGAACTCCTCGCAGTCGGAGGCAGCTATTCCTTTTTGGCCCTGATTTTCGGAAAGGTTGTAGACCACATAAGCATGGATCGTTTTGAAAAAATTTCTTCCATGGGCATGGGAATTCATGTCTTAGTATCTTTGCTTCTCATCGGAGCCGGGATTTACACTCAGAAAGAATGGAACTCCGGAAGGGATATTTCAAGGCATAACTTCCTCACCATCTCAATGCCCTGCCCTGTCTGCCTGGCGGTTCTTGCTGTGCCTGCTTGCTGCTGGCTTTAA